Within the Pseudomonas putida genome, the region GTTGAAGCGGCATGGGCCTGGATAGACCCGATCATCCAGGGCTGGGAGGATCATTTTCAGGCACCCCGCCACTATGCCGCAGGTAGCACAGGCCCGGATCAAGCCAACAGCCTGCTGGCACACCAGGGCAGAACCTGGCACAGCTGAAGCCATTGCCGATTTCACCCAAGCATGAAGGTGGCGGCAAACGTTGGCACAGAAGAACGCCGTCCCCGTTCAAATGCTCCCTTGCAGTGGAGAAAGTTGCATTGCGCCATTGGGCGCAAACTCAACTGACAAGGATCCATTATGAGCAAAATTGAAAACCTGCAAGCGTACAACATTGAAGCGCCAGGCCAACCAGCCTGCTTTGAAGTTCGGGGAACGGTGACCGTTGGCCACCCGGGTATTGTGCCTGTGCTGATAGAACCCAGGGTACGTCACCGAGGTGGCTGGGAAGTGCTTGAGCTGCATCTGGTGGACAACGGGGAGATCAACCTGCAGGTCCTTACCGAGAAACCAGTATTTTTCCGGCGCGAACGTGCGAGCTCGTGGACAAGGCTGGAAATCATCAAGGACGACGGTCCGCAAATGTTCGAGATCGGGCACCGTGTAGTCAACGACTGAGCCTGACAATGCCAGACCGCTGCGAGCGGTTTGGCATTGTGCTGTAGCCAGAACCCGATGAGCGACAGCCCTCGAAGGTGAATATTTATACAGTAGGCGTTTGCCCCGTAACCGGCCTGCCCCTAGAATGGCCGGATGCACACAGATGACCTCTCCCTCCTGCTGAACTCCCTCAACGATGCCCAACGCCAGGCCGTCGCGGCCTCGCTCGGGCGTCAGCTGGTGCTTGCTGGCGCCGGTTCCGGTAAAACCCGCGTGCTGGTGCATCGCATCGCCTGGCTGATCCAGGTCGAGCAGGCCTCACCGCACTCGATCCTGTCGGTGACCTTCACCAACAAGGCCGCCGCTGAAATGCGCCAGCGCATCGAGCAATTGCTGGGCATCAACCCGGCCGGCATGTGGGTGGGGACCTTCCACGGCCTGGCGCACCGCTTGTTGCGCGCCCATTGGCAGGAAGCGCGCCTGGTACAGAACTTCCAGATCCTCGACAGTGACGACCAGCAGCGCCTGGTCAAGCGGGTGATCCGCGAGCTGGGTCTGGACGAGCAGCGCTGGCCCGCGCGCCAGGCACAGTGGTTCATCAACGGGCAGAAGGACGAAGGCCTGCGGCCGCAGCATATCCAGGCCGGCGGCGATCTGTTCCTGGGGACCATGCGTAGCATCTATGAAGCCTACGAACAGGCCTGCGAACGCGCCGGGGTGATCGACTTCTCCGAACTGCTGCTGCGTGCCTTGGACTTGTGGCGCGACCACCCGAGCCTGCTCGAACACTACCAGCGGCGCTTCCGCCACCTGCTGGTGGACGAGTTCCAGGACACCAACGCCGTGCAGTACGCCTGGCTACGACTGCTGGCAGGCAAGGACGGCGGCAGCTTGATGGCGGTGGGCGACGACGACCAGTCGATTTACGGCTGGCGCGGCGCCAAGATTGAAAACATCCACCAGTACACGGCTGACTTCCCTGACGCCGAGATGATCCGCCTGGAGCAGAACTACCGCTCCACAGGGGGTATTCTCAAAGCTGCCAACGCGCTGATCGCAAACAACAGCGGCCGCTTGGGCAAAGAGCTGTGGACCGACCTGGGCGAGGGAGAACCTCTGACCCTCTATGCGGCTTACAACGAGCATGACGAAGCGCGCTACGTGGTCGAGACCATCGAGAGCCTGATCAAGCAAGGCCATTCGCGCAGCGAGATCGCCATCCTGTATCGCTCCAACGCCCAGTCGCGGGTGCTGGAAGAAGCCCTGTTGCGCGAGCGCATCCCCTACCGCATCTATGGTGGCCAGCGCTTCTTCGAGCGCGCCGAGATCAAGAACGCCATGGCCTACCTGCGCTTGATAGAAGGCCGTGGCAACGACGCCGCCCTCGAAAGGGTCATCAATGTGCCACCGCGTGGCATCGGCGAAAAAACTGTCGAGGCCATTCGTGAACATGCTCGCCACAGTCAACTGTCGATGTGGGGAGCCATGTGCCAACTGCTCGCCGCCAAGGCCCTCAAAGGCCGGGCCGCCAGTGCGCTGGGCGCGTTCATCGAGCTGATTGAAAGCCTGGCTGGAAAAGTCGCGGACATGCCCCTGCATACCATGACGCAGACAGTCGTCGAGCAGTCCGGTCTGATCATCTATCACCAGGAAGAAAAGGGTGAAAAGGGCCAGGCACGGGTAGAAAACCTTGAGGAGCTGGTAAGCGCCGCTCGCAACTTCGAAGCCACTGACGATGACGCCGACCTTTCGCCTCTGTCGGCCTTCCTCGGTCATGCTTCGCTTGAAGCCGGCGAGGCCCAGGCTGACGAGCACGAAGACAGCATTCAGCTGATGACATTGCACAGCGCCAAAGGCCTGGAGTTCCCCTACGTGTTCCTGGTGGGCATGGAAGAAGGCCTGTTCCCGCACAAGATGAGCCTGGAAGAGCCAGGCCGCCTGGAAGAAGAACGCCGCCTGGCGTACGTGGGCATTACCCGTGCCATGCGCCAGCTCTTCATGACCTATGCCGAAACGCGTCGGCTGTATGGCAGTGAGACCTACAACAAGGTGTCACGATTCGTCCGGGAGATTCCACCAGGCCTGGTTCAGGAAGTGCGTCTTTCGAACAGCGTCAGCCGCCCGTTCGGCGGTGCCAAGAGCACCAGCGCCAGCAGCATGTTCGCCAATGCCAACATTCCACAGACCGCTTTCAATCTAGGCCAGCGGGTACAGCATTCGGTATTCGGTGAAGGCGTTATCCTCAACTTCGAGGGTTCCGGCGCACAGGCCCGTGTGCAGGTGAACTTTGCCGAAGGCAGCAAGTGGCTGATGCTCGG harbors:
- the uvrD gene encoding DNA helicase II translates to MHTDDLSLLLNSLNDAQRQAVAASLGRQLVLAGAGSGKTRVLVHRIAWLIQVEQASPHSILSVTFTNKAAAEMRQRIEQLLGINPAGMWVGTFHGLAHRLLRAHWQEARLVQNFQILDSDDQQRLVKRVIRELGLDEQRWPARQAQWFINGQKDEGLRPQHIQAGGDLFLGTMRSIYEAYEQACERAGVIDFSELLLRALDLWRDHPSLLEHYQRRFRHLLVDEFQDTNAVQYAWLRLLAGKDGGSLMAVGDDDQSIYGWRGAKIENIHQYTADFPDAEMIRLEQNYRSTGGILKAANALIANNSGRLGKELWTDLGEGEPLTLYAAYNEHDEARYVVETIESLIKQGHSRSEIAILYRSNAQSRVLEEALLRERIPYRIYGGQRFFERAEIKNAMAYLRLIEGRGNDAALERVINVPPRGIGEKTVEAIREHARHSQLSMWGAMCQLLAAKALKGRAASALGAFIELIESLAGKVADMPLHTMTQTVVEQSGLIIYHQEEKGEKGQARVENLEELVSAARNFEATDDDADLSPLSAFLGHASLEAGEAQADEHEDSIQLMTLHSAKGLEFPYVFLVGMEEGLFPHKMSLEEPGRLEEERRLAYVGITRAMRQLFMTYAETRRLYGSETYNKVSRFVREIPPGLVQEVRLSNSVSRPFGGAKSTSASSMFANANIPQTAFNLGQRVQHSVFGEGVILNFEGSGAQARVQVNFAEGSKWLMLGYAKLEAI